The following coding sequences are from one Candidatus Nanopelagicus hibericus window:
- the cysE gene encoding serine O-acetyltransferase translates to MFQFIKEDISAALRQDPAARNWLEVLLTYPGVHAVWGYRISHFLWRVKLKLLARIYSNWVRAVTGIEIHPAAKIGRRFFIDHGMGVVIGATAVVGEDVMIYHDVTLGARTGGSGKRHPTIGNNVVIGAGARVLGDISIGDGVKINANVVVTKSVPARTMVDSSEFFAI, encoded by the coding sequence ATGTTTCAATTTATTAAAGAGGATATCAGCGCTGCGCTCCGGCAAGATCCGGCAGCGCGTAATTGGTTGGAGGTGCTACTTACCTATCCAGGTGTGCACGCAGTTTGGGGGTATCGAATTTCGCATTTTTTGTGGAGAGTAAAACTCAAACTTCTTGCGCGGATTTACTCAAATTGGGTGAGAGCTGTAACTGGAATTGAAATACACCCAGCCGCCAAGATTGGTCGTAGGTTTTTTATTGACCATGGCATGGGGGTGGTAATAGGTGCAACAGCAGTAGTTGGTGAAGATGTAATGATTTATCATGATGTAACTCTCGGCGCTCGCACAGGTGGTAGCGGCAAGCGACATCCAACTATTGGAAATAATGTAGTAATTGGTGCGGGGGCTAGAGTTTTAGGAGATATCAGCATTGGTGATGGGGTAAAAATTAATGCCAATGTGGTGGTCACTAAGAGCGTTCCGGCTAGGACCATGGTGGATTCATCCGAGTTTTTTGCTATCTAA
- a CDS encoding glutamine synthetase family protein, which yields MSSPNDLAKQQAFVQRTLEERNIRFVRLWFTDVLGFLKSVAIAPAELESAFAEGIGFDGSAIEGFARVTEADMLAKPDPASFSILPWRTESPGAARMFCDITLPDGSAASVDPRRVLRQTLEKVAKLGYTCYTHPEIEFFLFKEEPKPGDQPIPVDSAGYFDHTPAVVGHDFRRQAITILEAMGISVEFSHHEGGPGQQEIDLRYADALATADNIMTFRHVIKEVALDQGFYASFMPKPFTNHPGSAMHTHFSLFDGEKNAFYEEGAPMQLSKIGRSFTAGIIKHAAEITAITNQWVNSYKRLSGGGEAPAYATWAQADRNAMVRIPTYKPKKEASTRIEVRSPDSACNPYLAYAVIIAAGIAGVEGKYELKENTNPTPLPTDLAEAISAMEKSELVKKTLGNDVFEYVLRNKRSEWDEYRKQVSAYELGRYLPVL from the coding sequence ATGAGTTCCCCAAATGATTTAGCAAAACAACAAGCTTTTGTGCAGCGCACCTTAGAGGAGCGCAACATTAGATTTGTTCGACTTTGGTTTACCGATGTATTAGGTTTTTTAAAATCAGTCGCAATCGCACCAGCTGAGTTAGAGAGCGCCTTCGCAGAAGGTATTGGTTTTGATGGTTCGGCGATTGAAGGGTTTGCCAGAGTTACCGAGGCGGATATGTTGGCAAAACCAGATCCAGCAAGTTTTTCAATTCTGCCATGGCGCACGGAATCACCAGGCGCAGCGCGAATGTTTTGTGATATCACCCTGCCAGATGGCAGCGCTGCATCAGTTGATCCCAGAAGAGTTTTGCGTCAAACATTAGAAAAGGTAGCAAAGCTTGGCTACACCTGTTACACCCACCCTGAGATTGAGTTTTTCTTATTTAAAGAGGAGCCAAAGCCGGGAGATCAACCAATACCAGTTGATTCCGCCGGATACTTTGATCACACACCAGCTGTGGTGGGACATGATTTTAGAAGGCAAGCAATTACGATTTTAGAGGCGATGGGAATCTCAGTTGAGTTCTCCCACCATGAAGGAGGTCCTGGCCAACAAGAGATTGACCTTCGCTACGCCGATGCGTTAGCCACCGCCGATAACATCATGACCTTTAGACATGTAATCAAAGAGGTGGCGTTAGATCAAGGTTTTTATGCCTCCTTTATGCCCAAACCATTTACTAATCACCCTGGCTCTGCCATGCATACACATTTTTCATTATTTGATGGTGAAAAAAATGCTTTTTATGAAGAGGGTGCGCCAATGCAATTATCAAAAATTGGCAGATCCTTTACCGCGGGAATTATCAAACATGCAGCTGAAATAACTGCAATTACAAATCAATGGGTTAACTCTTATAAAAGATTAAGTGGGGGAGGAGAGGCACCTGCCTACGCCACTTGGGCGCAAGCAGATCGCAATGCGATGGTTCGAATTCCAACCTATAAACCAAAAAAAGAGGCATCAACTCGAATTGAGGTCAGATCTCCTGACTCAGCTTGTAATCCTTACTTGGCTTATGCGGTAATTATTGCTGCTGGTATTGCTGGGGTAGAAGGAAAGTATGAGTTAAAGGAAAACACAAATCCCACACCACTACCAACTGATTTGGCAGAGGCGATTAGCGCAATGGAGAAAAGTGAGTTGGTAAAGAAAACATTAGGTAATGATGTATTTGAATATGTGCTTAGAAATAAACGTAGTGAGTGGGATGAGTATAGAAAACAGGTAAGTGCCTATGAATTAGGCAGGTATTTGCCAGTACTTTAG
- a CDS encoding cytochrome P450 → MSIATSKPYSAPRPNEYTPIPAPILRKSWLGDPNIPGPNPIFSDLLTATFMIDTPKFLLKMQHKYGDTCSFFLSRRLFIGLFSPNAVHQVTVAQQHKFVKGVGFARMRKVLGEGLLTNEEPIHLAHRRMMQPPFHHGNLDGYVAIMYNLVNEHTNKWRDKSSIELAPEMMALTLEIVSRCLFGLDSAQYTKAIADSMEVAIDRIERTMLPGLDRFDKSGIKYFKEFEVASDRLVDIAEAIINKRIEGGQTKDDDLLGILLQMRDQISTDHIRDEVLTLILSGHETTANVMSWAFSYLSKNPEVRKQLEDEAEGAAWIKENRIPTYQELEDSSKVASAILQETMRLAPPVWVAPRIATTDCEIDGVKIPKGAHVLVSQYVTHRNPRYFPEPEKWQPERWLDVGFEKSLPNGSYFPFGGGSRKCLGEYFAIAEARLILLMVAKNFRLSGDFPKAQPRATYRPKGEVKNKVEVR, encoded by the coding sequence ATGAGCATTGCTACATCAAAGCCTTATTCAGCCCCAAGACCAAATGAGTACACGCCAATCCCAGCGCCTATTCTGCGAAAGAGCTGGCTAGGTGATCCAAATATTCCGGGTCCTAATCCAATTTTTTCAGATCTACTTACCGCCACCTTCATGATTGATACCCCAAAGTTTTTACTTAAAATGCAACACAAATATGGTGATACTTGTTCTTTCTTTTTATCTCGAAGATTATTTATTGGACTCTTCTCTCCTAATGCTGTCCATCAAGTAACTGTTGCCCAGCAACACAAATTTGTAAAAGGCGTTGGCTTTGCCAGAATGCGCAAAGTACTTGGTGAGGGCTTATTAACAAATGAAGAACCAATCCACCTAGCTCACAGACGAATGATGCAACCACCATTTCACCATGGAAATTTAGATGGTTATGTTGCAATTATGTATAACTTGGTAAATGAGCACACAAATAAGTGGCGAGATAAATCAAGTATCGAGTTAGCACCAGAGATGATGGCACTTACCCTGGAGATCGTAAGTCGCTGTTTATTTGGCTTAGATTCTGCCCAATACACCAAAGCGATTGCCGATTCGATGGAGGTAGCAATTGATCGAATTGAGCGAACTATGTTGCCTGGGCTTGATCGTTTTGATAAATCAGGGATCAAGTACTTTAAAGAGTTTGAAGTAGCATCTGATCGATTAGTAGATATTGCTGAGGCAATTATCAATAAGCGAATTGAGGGTGGGCAAACGAAGGATGATGATCTGCTGGGGATCTTGCTACAAATGCGAGATCAGATTTCTACCGATCACATACGTGATGAGGTTCTAACATTAATTTTAAGTGGTCATGAAACTACTGCAAATGTAATGAGTTGGGCTTTTTCTTATCTTTCCAAAAATCCAGAGGTAAGAAAACAATTAGAGGATGAGGCAGAAGGTGCTGCCTGGATTAAAGAAAATCGCATCCCCACCTACCAAGAGTTGGAAGATAGCTCAAAAGTGGCATCTGCCATTTTGCAAGAGACGATGCGCCTGGCACCACCAGTTTGGGTGGCACCAAGAATTGCTACAACTGATTGTGAAATAGATGGCGTAAAGATTCCAAAAGGAGCCCATGTTTTAGTAAGTCAGTATGTAACCCATAGAAATCCCAGGTATTTTCCTGAGCCAGAAAAATGGCAGCCAGAACGTTGGCTCGATGTGGGATTTGAAAAGTCGCTTCCAAATGGTTCTTACTTTCCATTTGGTGGCGGCAGTCGAAAGTGTTTGGGCGAGTACTTTGCGATTGCCGAGGCAAGATTAATTTTACTAATGGTGGCAAAAAACTTCAGATTAAGTGGAGATTTTCCCAAGGCCCAACCCAGAGCAACCTATCGACCAAAGGGTGAGGTTAAGAATAAGGTGGAAGTTCGTTAA
- the leuA gene encoding 2-isopropylmalate synthase — protein sequence MSNFPEQRKSQMPISRYAPYNSFPNNGSLPDRTWPNKVMSKAPKWCSVDLRDGNQALIDPMDANRKLAMFKLLVKMGYKEIEVGFPAASQTDFDFIRKIIEEKFIPDDVVIQVLTQARKPLIERTFESIKGSKQAIVHLYNSTSTLQRRVVFGQDKDGIKKIATDGAQICLDLVKSVPGTLVSFEYSPESYTGTELEFAVEVCNAVNDIWKPTPAWKTIMNLPATVEMATPNVYADSIEWMHRNLKYRDSVILSLHPHNDRGTGVAAAELAYLAGADRIEGTLFGNGERTGNVCLVTLGLNLLSHGIDPMIDFSDIDEIRRTVEYCNQLRVPERHPYGGDLVFTAFSGSHQDAIKKGFDHMETDAKAAGIGKDKATWAVPYLPIDPKDIGRTYEAVIRVNSQSGKGGVSYLMKHEHQLDLPRRLQIEFSQVIQSKTDSEGGEITPEAMWHIFEDEYLPAKNNQWGRFKLAALAQSSQMDKDVDLSIELLDKGKAQKLSGTGNGPIAAFVAIVNAYESKLSLRVLDYYEHALSAGGDAKAAAYLECEIAGKVYWGVGIDPSTTTAALKAVISSINRAVR from the coding sequence ATGAGTAACTTTCCAGAACAACGTAAATCGCAGATGCCGATATCTCGGTATGCCCCATACAACTCATTTCCAAATAATGGCTCACTACCAGATCGCACCTGGCCAAATAAGGTGATGAGCAAAGCACCTAAGTGGTGTTCGGTGGATCTGCGCGATGGTAATCAAGCATTAATTGATCCCATGGATGCCAATCGCAAATTGGCGATGTTTAAGTTGCTAGTGAAGATGGGATACAAAGAGATTGAGGTTGGTTTTCCGGCAGCTAGCCAAACCGATTTTGATTTTATTCGTAAAATTATCGAAGAAAAATTCATTCCAGATGATGTAGTCATTCAAGTGCTAACTCAAGCCAGAAAGCCGTTGATTGAGCGAACCTTTGAATCGATCAAAGGATCAAAGCAGGCGATTGTGCATCTTTATAACTCAACCTCAACCTTGCAAAGGCGAGTGGTTTTTGGCCAAGATAAGGATGGAATTAAAAAAATTGCTACCGACGGCGCCCAGATCTGTTTGGATTTAGTTAAATCTGTGCCTGGCACATTGGTCTCATTTGAGTACTCACCCGAGTCTTATACCGGAACAGAGCTTGAGTTTGCAGTTGAGGTTTGCAACGCGGTAAATGATATTTGGAAGCCAACACCTGCCTGGAAAACAATTATGAACCTGCCAGCAACAGTTGAGATGGCAACACCAAATGTTTATGCCGACTCAATTGAGTGGATGCATAGAAACTTAAAGTATCGAGATAGTGTGATTTTAAGTTTGCACCCACATAATGATCGTGGCACAGGAGTTGCAGCGGCAGAGCTTGCGTATTTGGCAGGTGCTGATCGAATTGAAGGAACTTTATTTGGTAATGGAGAGCGAACTGGAAATGTTTGTCTAGTTACCTTAGGGCTAAATCTTTTAAGTCATGGCATTGATCCAATGATTGATTTTTCAGATATTGATGAGATTCGGCGCACCGTTGAATACTGCAACCAGCTGCGTGTGCCAGAACGTCATCCATATGGCGGTGATTTGGTATTTACTGCATTTTCTGGTTCACACCAGGATGCTATTAAAAAAGGCTTTGATCACATGGAGACAGATGCAAAAGCTGCAGGGATAGGAAAAGATAAAGCCACTTGGGCAGTTCCTTACCTACCAATTGATCCTAAAGATATTGGTCGCACATATGAGGCGGTAATTAGAGTAAATAGTCAATCTGGTAAAGGTGGCGTCTCATATCTGATGAAGCATGAGCATCAATTAGATTTACCGCGCAGATTACAAATTGAGTTCAGTCAGGTGATTCAATCAAAGACTGATAGTGAAGGTGGTGAGATAACACCGGAGGCTATGTGGCATATATTTGAAGATGAGTACCTACCTGCAAAAAATAATCAATGGGGCAGATTTAAATTAGCCGCTTTGGCACAAAGCTCGCAGATGGATAAGGATGTTGATCTATCTATTGAGTTACTTGATAAAGGTAAGGCTCAGAAATTATCTGGCACCGGCAATGGCCCAATTGCAGCATTTGTAGCAATTGTTAATGCCTACGAATCAAAGTTATCGCTTCGGGTTTTAGATTATTACGAGCACGCCTTATCTGCTGGTGGGGATGCAAAAGCTGCCGCCTATCTTGAGTGTGAAATTGCGGGCAAGGTTTATTGGGGAGTAGGAATTGATCCAAGTACAACTACTGCAGCGCTAAAAGCAGTTATCTCCTCGATCAATCGCGCAGTTCGCTAA
- the recO gene encoding DNA repair protein RecO, translating into MPLYRDQAIVLRTHKLGEADRIITLFTKEHGRIKAVAKGVRRTKSRFGARLEPASYVDLQLYTGRTFDTVTQVVSIENYGDILSSDYQSWTIANAILEAAERFTQAEHEPALQQYLLVVGSLKVLADKKYDPSLILDAYLLRSLSVAGYAPSLTICSRCDAPGPHKFFSLQGGGCVCLVCKPSASATPAQATLDLMAHLLTGDWEQAVKSESRNRNEASGLIAAYLQWHLERGLRSLPLVERISRG; encoded by the coding sequence ATGCCGTTATACCGCGACCAGGCGATTGTGCTTCGCACCCACAAACTAGGGGAAGCGGATCGAATTATCACCTTGTTTACCAAAGAACATGGCCGGATTAAAGCGGTTGCAAAAGGAGTGCGCAGAACTAAATCAAGATTTGGCGCACGATTAGAACCCGCAAGTTATGTTGATCTGCAGTTATATACCGGGCGAACCTTTGACACCGTCACACAGGTAGTCAGTATTGAAAATTACGGTGATATTTTATCTAGTGATTATCAAAGCTGGACGATTGCAAATGCTATCTTGGAAGCAGCTGAGCGCTTTACCCAAGCAGAGCATGAACCAGCGCTGCAGCAGTACTTATTAGTTGTTGGTTCATTAAAGGTGCTTGCTGATAAGAAATATGACCCTTCTTTAATATTAGATGCCTACCTTTTAAGATCCTTATCAGTTGCAGGATATGCACCATCCTTAACAATCTGCTCCAGATGTGATGCACCAGGGCCACATAAGTTTTTCTCATTGCAAGGTGGTGGTTGTGTTTGTCTAGTTTGTAAGCCATCAGCAAGTGCTACTCCTGCGCAAGCCACTCTAGATCTAATGGCTCATTTATTGACTGGGGATTGGGAGCAAGCGGTTAAGAGTGAGAGTAGAAATCGCAATGAAGCCTCTGGCTTGATCGCCGCTTATTTGCAGTGGCATTTAGAGCGGGGCTTACGATCCCTGCCATTAGTTGAGAGAATTAGTCGTGGTTAA
- a CDS encoding isoprenyl transferase — protein sequence MVKKKSKVSQRKKVTPPTPHRSGVTPPKLDPKQIPNHVALVMDGNGRWAKQKGLPRTAGHEAGEATLLDIVHGAIEIGVKELSAYAFSTENWKRSPDEVRFLMEFNRQVLRKRRDEMNAMGVKIRWVGREKRLWTGVLKDLKEAQELTKNNKVLTLNMCVNYGGRAEMLDAAVAIAKDALRKKVKPDSLSEKSLKKYLYSPQMSDVDLFLRSSGEQRTSNFLMWQSAYAEMVFLDVLWPDADRRTLWKAIEIYAERERRFGKA from the coding sequence GTGGTTAAAAAGAAGAGCAAGGTAAGCCAGCGAAAAAAAGTTACACCGCCAACCCCGCATCGCAGCGGTGTTACCCCACCAAAGTTAGATCCAAAACAAATTCCTAATCATGTGGCGCTAGTAATGGATGGCAACGGTAGGTGGGCAAAACAAAAAGGATTACCAAGAACTGCTGGCCATGAGGCGGGTGAGGCTACGTTACTAGATATAGTCCATGGCGCTATTGAAATTGGTGTTAAAGAGTTAAGTGCTTACGCATTTTCAACTGAGAATTGGAAAAGATCACCGGATGAGGTTCGTTTTCTGATGGAGTTTAATCGTCAAGTCTTGCGAAAACGTCGTGATGAAATGAATGCGATGGGTGTAAAGATTCGTTGGGTAGGTAGAGAAAAGCGGTTATGGACCGGAGTATTAAAGGATTTGAAAGAGGCACAAGAGTTAACCAAAAACAATAAAGTATTAACTTTAAATATGTGTGTTAATTATGGTGGCAGAGCTGAGATGCTAGATGCAGCGGTTGCTATTGCAAAGGATGCTCTTCGCAAGAAAGTTAAGCCAGATTCATTATCTGAAAAATCACTCAAAAAGTATCTTTATTCACCTCAAATGAGTGATGTGGATTTGTTTTTAAGATCATCGGGGGAGCAACGCACTAGTAATTTTTTAATGTGGCAATCGGCCTATGCGGAGATGGTATTCCTAGATGTGCTCTGGCCAGATGCAGACCGGCGCACACTTTGGAAGGCGATTGAGATTTATGCTGAGCGTGAGAGAAGGTTTGGTAAGGCGTAA
- a CDS encoding ZIP family metal transporter, whose amino-acid sequence MLVIALATTTVIATFFGGLLALRAKDRFHLVLGLSAGLLLGLVGFDLLPEIFEMNSQDLIGVKTVSVALIAGFLALHFIEQFAGSHEPAESDYGHEHSHTFEIAGTVGAIAMAGHIFLDGVALALAFKVSNELGFAVFIAMLVHAFSDGLNTVALLIKTGSWKKRGKFLLAVDAVARIGGAAVGSSLTISDSNLAIYLAIFSGIVIYLATAHILPEAHSRHPSKITMISTLSGVAIMWVVIANL is encoded by the coding sequence ATGTTAGTTATCGCACTTGCAACTACCACAGTAATAGCAACATTTTTTGGCGGTTTACTAGCCCTTCGCGCCAAAGATCGCTTTCATTTGGTCCTGGGTCTGTCAGCTGGACTCTTACTTGGATTGGTGGGCTTTGATCTACTTCCAGAAATATTTGAAATGAATTCTCAAGATTTAATTGGGGTTAAAACTGTATCGGTTGCATTGATTGCTGGATTTCTCGCACTGCACTTCATCGAACAGTTTGCTGGTTCTCATGAACCAGCAGAGTCTGATTATGGTCATGAGCACTCCCATACATTTGAGATCGCTGGCACAGTGGGCGCAATTGCCATGGCTGGACATATATTTTTAGATGGTGTGGCTCTTGCCTTAGCATTTAAAGTAAGTAATGAGCTTGGCTTTGCAGTTTTCATTGCAATGCTTGTTCATGCATTTAGTGACGGCTTAAATACTGTTGCCTTACTTATTAAAACTGGAAGTTGGAAAAAGCGTGGAAAGTTTCTCTTAGCAGTTGATGCAGTCGCCCGCATAGGTGGTGCTGCAGTTGGTTCTTCTCTGACAATAAGTGATAGCAATCTTGCAATTTATCTAGCAATATTTTCTGGAATTGTTATTTACCTCGCTACTGCACATATCTTGCCAGAGGCTCACTCTCGACATCCATCCAAGATCACTATGATTTCAACACTAAGTGGTGTGGCAATAATGTGGGTAGTGATAGCTAATCTTTAA
- a CDS encoding glycine--tRNA ligase produces the protein MAQDRLETIVSLAKRRGFVYPSSEIYGGLRASWDYGPLGVELKNNIKRQWWRSMVQGRDDVVGLDSCVILAREVWQASGHVETFSDPLTECTSCHKRYRADHLEEAYENKHKKKAAALTEINCPNCGTKGKFTSPKQFSGLLKTYLGPVEDESGLAYLRPETAQGIFINFDNVASTSRKKPPFGIGQIGKSFRNEITPGNFIFRTREFEQMEMEFFVVPGTDEEWHQYWIDTRLAWYKDLGINPDRLRVFEHPKEKLSHYSKRTADIEYKFEFTGTEWGELEGIANRTDFDLKSHSRASGENLTWFDQEKNERWTPYVIEPAAGVDRCALTFMLDAYTEDEAPNSKGEMEKRALMKLDYRLAPVKIGVLPLSRNADLSPKAKDLADSLRKHWNVDFDDAGAIGRRYRRQDEIGTPFCITIDFESLEDQAVTIRERDSMAQSRIAIDQVQNYLATKLLGC, from the coding sequence ATGGCGCAAGATCGATTAGAAACAATTGTTTCACTCGCTAAGAGGCGTGGTTTTGTTTACCCCTCATCTGAAATTTATGGCGGACTTCGTGCCTCCTGGGATTACGGTCCTTTAGGAGTTGAGTTAAAAAATAATATTAAGCGCCAGTGGTGGAGATCCATGGTGCAGGGCCGCGATGATGTGGTCGGTTTAGATTCTTGTGTAATTTTAGCTCGCGAGGTTTGGCAAGCCTCCGGTCATGTTGAAACCTTCTCTGATCCATTAACTGAGTGCACAAGTTGTCATAAACGCTACCGTGCAGATCATTTAGAGGAGGCTTATGAAAATAAGCATAAGAAAAAAGCCGCCGCACTTACTGAAATAAATTGTCCAAACTGTGGCACCAAGGGCAAGTTCACCTCCCCAAAACAATTTTCTGGACTCCTTAAAACTTATTTAGGACCAGTTGAGGATGAATCAGGCTTGGCGTATTTAAGGCCAGAGACTGCGCAAGGAATATTTATTAACTTTGATAATGTGGCATCAACCTCACGCAAAAAGCCACCATTTGGTATTGGCCAAATAGGTAAATCATTTAGAAATGAAATTACTCCTGGAAACTTTATCTTTAGAACTCGCGAATTTGAGCAGATGGAGATGGAATTCTTTGTTGTTCCAGGAACAGATGAAGAGTGGCATCAATACTGGATTGATACCAGATTAGCTTGGTATAAAGATTTAGGAATTAATCCAGACCGGCTTCGAGTCTTTGAACATCCCAAAGAAAAGCTCTCTCATTACTCAAAGCGGACTGCAGATATTGAGTATAAGTTTGAGTTCACTGGTACTGAGTGGGGTGAGTTAGAGGGAATTGCAAACCGAACTGATTTTGATTTGAAATCACACTCCAGGGCATCTGGTGAGAATTTAACTTGGTTTGATCAAGAAAAAAATGAGCGATGGACGCCTTATGTAATTGAACCAGCAGCTGGAGTTGATCGCTGCGCGCTGACATTTATGTTAGATGCCTATACCGAAGATGAGGCGCCAAACTCAAAGGGTGAGATGGAAAAGCGGGCGTTAATGAAATTAGATTACCGATTAGCACCAGTAAAGATTGGTGTGCTGCCATTATCTAGAAATGCAGATCTATCGCCGAAAGCAAAGGATTTAGCTGATTCTCTGCGTAAGCATTGGAATGTGGATTTTGATGATGCTGGTGCGATCGGCAGACGCTACCGTCGCCAAGATGAGATTGGTACACCGTTTTGTATCACCATTGATTTTGAAAGTTTAGAGGATCAAGCAGTCACAATTCGAGAGCGTGACAGCATGGCCCAATCTCGTATTGCAATTGATCAAGTTCAAAATTATCTTGCCACAAAATTATTAGGTTGCTAA
- the dusB gene encoding tRNA dihydrouridine synthase DusB — MLTKVKPLHLPISNGRFENNEVVLATPVVLAPMAGITNAAFRRLCREQGAGLFVSEMVTARALIERREETFRLIKPGVGETPRSIQLYAVDPDVIGKAADLLGSEDLADHIDLNFGCPVPKVTRRGGGAALPFKRKLFSAIVESAVKAASRYGIPVTVKMRVGINSDHQTFLESAKSAADLGVTWVALHARTAAQLYEGRSDWKKITELVEHLSDTDVPVLGNGDIWSGADAVNMMQQTGCAGVVVGRGCLGRPWLFADLVSSINGENKRVNPNLFEVRKIMLRHGQLLVEYFENEDRAMRDIRKHMAWYLKGFSVPREIRSSLGMVSSLVEMEQLLSGLQDQPYPQEVGDGPRGRTSQGREVKLPAGWLDDPDELATITIDDAISGG; from the coding sequence TTGCTCACCAAAGTTAAGCCACTTCATCTGCCAATTTCTAATGGCAGATTTGAAAATAATGAGGTAGTACTAGCCACCCCGGTTGTGCTTGCCCCAATGGCAGGCATAACTAATGCAGCATTTAGAAGATTATGTCGGGAGCAAGGGGCTGGTTTATTTGTTTCTGAGATGGTTACCGCACGTGCCTTAATTGAACGGCGGGAAGAAACCTTTAGATTAATTAAGCCAGGAGTTGGGGAAACACCTAGATCAATTCAACTCTACGCTGTTGATCCAGATGTAATCGGAAAAGCAGCAGATCTACTTGGTAGTGAGGATTTAGCAGATCACATTGATTTAAATTTTGGTTGTCCAGTTCCTAAAGTTACTCGCCGGGGTGGGGGAGCAGCCTTGCCATTTAAACGTAAATTATTTTCGGCAATTGTTGAGTCAGCAGTCAAGGCTGCAAGTAGATATGGAATTCCAGTAACGGTAAAGATGCGAGTTGGTATTAACTCTGATCATCAAACCTTTTTAGAGTCAGCAAAATCAGCAGCAGATCTAGGTGTTACTTGGGTGGCACTGCATGCTAGAACTGCGGCGCAGTTATATGAGGGCAGATCTGATTGGAAAAAAATTACTGAGTTAGTTGAACATTTATCAGATACTGATGTGCCAGTGCTTGGAAATGGTGATATCTGGTCAGGTGCGGATGCAGTAAATATGATGCAGCAAACTGGTTGCGCAGGTGTAGTAGTTGGTAGGGGATGTTTAGGTAGACCTTGGTTATTTGCTGATTTAGTTAGCTCAATAAATGGTGAAAATAAGCGGGTTAATCCAAATCTATTTGAGGTACGAAAAATAATGCTTCGCCATGGTCAATTATTAGTTGAGTACTTTGAAAATGAAGATAGAGCGATGCGAGATATTAGAAAGCATATGGCTTGGTATTTGAAAGGTTTCTCAGTGCCAAGAGAGATTAGATCATCCCTTGGCATGGTTTCATCACTAGTTGAAATGGAGCAATTGTTATCAGGATTGCAGGATCAGCCATACCCACAAGAGGTGGGTGATGGACCAAGGGGGCGTACTAGTCAAGGTCGTGAGGTGAAATTACCAGCAGGTTGGCTTGATGATCCAGATGAGTTAGCCACCATCACAATTGATGATGCAATAAGTGGTGGATAA
- a CDS encoding YdcF family protein, with protein sequence MFLFKFIRRVISFILLLIIVIPLYLAGSIWYAARNSEPVKSEVILVMGAAQFDGRPSEVLQSRLDESLKIYKAGLAPRIYTVGSGAPGDRTTEAAASKNWLIKNGVKRINILSITEGRDTLGSTQAYADVMKKAKLISVVIVTDPYHCFRSLKMANDQGLSASCAAVETGPAAVANSGYKYLARETGAYLAYITLGRLGIKLSDRT encoded by the coding sequence TTGTTCTTATTTAAATTTATTAGAAGAGTTATTTCATTTATTTTATTATTAATAATCGTAATTCCATTATATTTGGCTGGCAGTATTTGGTATGCAGCCAGGAACTCAGAGCCAGTTAAATCTGAGGTGATTTTAGTAATGGGAGCTGCGCAATTTGATGGTCGGCCCAGTGAAGTATTGCAATCTAGGTTGGATGAGAGTTTAAAGATTTATAAAGCAGGGCTGGCACCAAGGATTTATACCGTCGGCTCAGGAGCACCTGGGGATCGAACCACTGAGGCGGCGGCTAGTAAAAACTGGCTAATTAAAAATGGAGTAAAGCGGATAAATATTTTATCGATTACAGAAGGTAGAGATACCTTAGGAAGTACTCAGGCATATGCTGATGTGATGAAAAAAGCAAAGCTTATTTCAGTGGTAATTGTTACTGATCCTTATCATTGTTTTCGATCATTAAAAATGGCAAATGATCAAGGGTTATCGGCAAGTTGTGCAGCAGTTGAAACTGGGCCAGCTGCAGTTGCAAACTCTGGTTATAAGTATTTGGCAAGAGAAACTGGGGCATATCTTGCTTATATAACTCTCGGTAGGCTGGGTATAAAGTTAAGTGATCGCACTTAA